A portion of the Mesobacillus jeotgali genome contains these proteins:
- a CDS encoding MFS transporter → MALYQEWANQIKSYNRNIKLTFLANILTQIGLGIFMVIYNFYIRELGFNELVNGKVISMTALATALVLIPAGILSDRAGRKKLMLFGAVSTGLILFTRSMVDTQALLIFFAFGTGLASAFIQVSIIPWLAENSLPEQRVHLFSIHFAAMTAANVVGSLLGGVLTDLFSISLPALDSIRYTLIVGSGLFLSALLPISRLREVRRGKQENGKLMEIKKGIINKASFKIILLFAVAQLMIGFGAGLVIPYLNLYFADRFMASNSLIGLVISLGQGATALAMIIGPIVVRRLGEVRAVVVLQMLSLPFLLLTAYTQHFWLAALGFLFRQALMNAGNPIQMSLMMSKVDDSMKGLANSVNQMVFNLGWAVMGPVSTGIVLKYGSYWGYASVFTITAGLYLVGSTYFYLVFRRMDKTKSVIASTKTA, encoded by the coding sequence ATGGCTCTTTATCAGGAATGGGCAAACCAAATTAAAAGCTACAATCGAAACATAAAATTGACCTTTCTGGCAAATATCCTCACGCAAATCGGACTGGGGATTTTTATGGTGATCTATAATTTTTACATACGAGAACTGGGATTCAATGAGCTGGTAAATGGCAAAGTGATCTCGATGACAGCTCTCGCGACAGCTCTCGTGCTCATTCCAGCTGGGATTTTAAGTGACAGGGCCGGCAGAAAAAAGTTAATGCTGTTTGGAGCTGTATCTACGGGTCTTATTCTATTTACAAGGAGCATGGTTGATACTCAAGCTTTATTGATTTTTTTTGCTTTTGGAACTGGTTTGGCGTCCGCTTTCATTCAGGTGTCCATCATTCCGTGGCTGGCGGAAAACTCCCTTCCCGAACAACGTGTTCATCTTTTTAGCATTCATTTTGCGGCAATGACGGCAGCTAATGTTGTGGGAAGTCTTTTGGGCGGAGTTCTTACGGACTTGTTCTCTATATCACTTCCTGCATTAGACAGTATCCGCTATACACTGATAGTCGGTTCAGGATTGTTTTTGTCCGCCCTTCTTCCTATTTCCCGGTTAAGAGAGGTTCGGAGAGGAAAACAGGAAAACGGAAAGCTGATGGAAATTAAAAAAGGCATTATAAACAAAGCTAGCTTTAAAATCATTCTGCTATTTGCCGTGGCGCAGCTGATGATTGGCTTTGGAGCAGGATTAGTCATTCCCTACTTGAATCTCTACTTTGCCGACAGATTCATGGCATCAAATTCACTTATCGGTCTTGTCATTTCGCTTGGACAGGGAGCAACGGCATTAGCGATGATTATTGGGCCAATCGTTGTCCGCAGGCTTGGTGAAGTCAGGGCGGTAGTGGTTTTACAAATGCTTTCCCTTCCATTTCTGCTGCTAACTGCTTACACTCAACATTTTTGGCTGGCCGCACTGGGTTTTTTATTTAGGCAGGCACTTATGAACGCTGGCAACCCGATTCAAATGTCATTAATGATGTCGAAGGTTGATGATTCGATGAAAGGATTGGCCAACTCTGTGAATCAAATGGTATTTAATCTGGGATGGGCGGTCATGGGTCCAGTCTCGACTGGTATCGTCTTGAAATACGGTTCGTATTGGGGATATGCATCCGTATTCACGATCACCGCGGGCCTTTATTTAGTGGGATCAACCTACTTTTATCTTGTATTCAGGAGGATGGATAAAACAAAATCCGTCATCGCGTCCACTAAAACCGCTTAA